TCCACCCGATACTGACTATTTTGACGCGAAAATCTGCCGTGTCGGAGGCATCTTTTATATACGAGAACGTTTTTCTTTTACTACACATTTTTTCATCGCTTTGCAGCGACACGAAATTCGCAGCGATCGAAACACAATTCGATCGTTGCATTTTATAGTTCGTCGCGTTTTACGTttagtatttataataaagaAACAATTCGTATATCATTTTTACATACTTTATTTACAAATTTGTTTTAATATACATACGGTGTCTTACAACGACGAATAAAATGTATTTACAATAATTTCACCAGTACACGTCTAAACATTGTTGCACGCTATTGGACGTTTCTTTTTGTCTTTTCTATACGGGAGTTGTTCAGAATGtttaatataaagaaaaaagaaatgaatttAAATGTACAatcttaattaattataaaacgTACGGTCATGTAAATCGTTCGTTCTACAATAATAAAGCAAAAACAATGATGAATGATTATTTACAAGATTCATATTCAATTTCGATAACGATAATACGTTGCGTTTATTCTGCGATTCTCTGGTTAGAACTGATATacgtattgtattatataggCGAGAAAGCAACGAAAGCGAACCCCACGGGAGATTCAAATGTCCCGCCTCGTCATCGTCTCGTGAATTTTAATTCAAAGTGAGAGGAAACTTAATTAAGTTAATCGTAACTTTCATATGTTCTTCATGCATCGCCGTGTGACACGGTACATTTCAACTGTTTCGTTCTCCTTTTTGCCGGAAacgaaatatatgtatatgtgtgtattgttttttttttcgaacGAAGCCCTCACGAGAATTAAATTCATCCAGCACCTACGATAGATATTTAATGGTTTCGTTTAACGGTAATCAGTCTTTGCGCGCCTATGATACTATTCGAGATTGCTTATCGTTGTACATACTTCTTTTCACACTGTATACCATATGATCGACGTATCATTTTTCTTCCACGGTTATTATTAATGCGTTCGCGTAAGCGTCGGCCATGTCACACCGTGACACATGAACAACATAATCTCAACTTACACGCTAATCGTATTTCATGAGAAACGGGGACagtcatttctcccggaaatgccgaatttcgggttcctgtgaatttccctgtgctagtcctacgcctgtgtaaattcattgctacgtcgatgtaAAGGGTCGAATTCTCGGAAGACgatacaaaatggtctgttttgAGCGTGAGTCAGATAAGAAAaatcgcggagctacaaggtacagtaatttctccttaattcgcgctcagatcgcgcacaaaaatttgagaaaatttactgtactagcCACGTGACCgtagaatcgtgtcacgtggcctccgaattgcctccgagtcgcggcaaaaaattagaaacaaaaaaGTCAGCTAACAGGGATTCGAATTGAAATCGAAAATTCGTCAGAATTCATTTTCCGCGGCGTCGACCTTGGTCGCTTCGAACCGCGACAAAGAAGCAAGAAAACGTCGTAGATCGAAAACTTCGACGTCGTTCGAAAGAGAAGACCCTAATCTTGAAGATCATGGTAAATCGGAATCGCGGGAAAAATGTTTCAGACCCTGGAGAGACGTTCGAACGCAGAGTTCCCGAGCAGGAGAAACCGAGGCTGGAAAATTCACTTTCGctaatgaaaaaatattttccattggAAATGATTCAGAGAGATTATAGTAGAGGTTTTTCCAAATCGATCTAGCCGGTATAGATTATCCTACAATGATTTTTcaccgactgccccgagtttctataaaaccgCGACTCGGTATtcccggatctgccggtttcgattccgaGCTCCGTACATTTCCGAAAGCAACGACCTCGCCCGCGCATAATCATCTATGTTAAATACTAACAGAATCATGATAACCGCTACTCTCTTTAAATACCTTAAATAACGTAACCCTAAAACGTCGAATCTCCGGGGGTAGCAAAATAACCTCGTTAGAACCGAACCAAAGGCTCTTCAGAATTCCGATCGGATGACCGCCACTTTGTCCGTCACCGCCGTCAATTTTGGTATAACATCGACCGTACCACGAAGAGTATAATACATCGTACAGAACCTAGCCCCTTACCCTACGAATGGAAAAGGCGGATAGGCGACTGGCGGCGGATGATAGTATCCGGGGAAAGCGGGTACGGTGGGCTGCACTGGCAGGGTGGTGGTGACGTAAGTGGTGACCTCGGTGGGCACCACGCGACTGGAGAACAGGGTGGTGTACGCGGTCTTGGCCCCGAAGGTCAGCTTCAGCACCTTCGACTCGGAAACGGTGGCCAGGGTCTGGGTGACCAGGGGTGCGCTGGTGATGGTGAACTGCGGCTGCTGCGGGAACAGCGGCAGCTGCGGCGGCAGCTGCGGTGGCAGCTGCGGCGGCAATTGCGGCGGCAGAACAGGCGCCACGGTGGACGTTCCGTATTCATAGGACGTCCTTGGCACGGTGCCGACTGGCCTTGACAGCGTCGAGTACAGCGTGTTCCCGTTGTTCACCACCGGGATCACGTGGGACTCGTAGACGGTCTCCAGAACGACCACCGGCCGCGACGTGGTGATCACCTGCTGCTGCGGCTGCTGTTGTTGCCCGAAGTATTTCAGCAGGGCCAGCTGGTCGGGGGTCAGCTGCGGCTCTACGGAGCTGCTGGTGGCCTCCGGCCTCACCTTGGAGGAGGACAGCGACTTGAACGGCTCCAGATCCGAGTCCGCGACGCCGTTGGGCGCCAGCACCCTCTTCGGAATGTCGTCGTCGTCCCTGTCGCCGTCGCCGACGTCCAGCTCCAAGTGCAGCTCGCTGCCAGCCCCTTCGAGCCTCGAGTTGAACTCGTTCAGAGCCTTGCTAGGGATGAACTGATAGATGTCCATCGGCGGCAGCGTCTTCGTGGCGGTGACCACCCGGGCGATGTTGTAAGTTTGCACCAGAGTTAGCTTGGTCGTGCTGTTGCCGTATATCACCGGCAGCAGGTGGGTCTTCAGGAGGGTCTGCGTGGTGGAGAACGTCTCCGTAAGGGTCTCCAAGGGCGGGGTAGCTTGGCCAGACTCCAGAGACACGGCCGGGAGGGTCGCCACTGCCGAGTCGAGGGGCAAAGTCGTTTCGTAAGCCGCCGCCGTGTTGGCCAGCAGGTTTTCGGTGAGGGGCTCCGTGGCCGCGATCGTCGGGGTGGGCTCTGGAGTCGAGAACGACTTCTTCTGGGTCGACGTGACCGTTATGTAGCGCGTGTTCCTCACGGTTCCCGCCTGCGAAACCGGACAAACGTTACGATACGACTCTCGCCGAAACCGCGAAACGCTGGAACAACTTACCTGGAACGTGTACGGCGACTTGATGGTGGCGATCTCGAAGTACGCGTTGTTGATGTCAGCGGCCGTGGAGATCTCGACGTTGATCGTCTCGACCGGAAGCACCTGTTCCGCGTGCTGCTCCTGGATGCTGATGCTGGCCACGTCCTCGCTCTCGCTCGGGTCCAGCTCCTCGTCGCTCGCCATCTCCTGGATCTTCCTTTGAGCGACCACCTGCTGGCCCGTCGTCGACGAGGCCGTCGTGGTCGTCGAGATCAACACGGAGGCCGCGGTGGTCTTGTCGTCCAGGCTCAAAGGACCCTCGGTGGTGCTCGTCTCAGCCGTCGAGCgcgcttcgtcgtcgtcgatctGCTTCCGGATGATCACTCGAGGCTTCGGCGTCGTCTTGTAGGACCAGCGGCCCTGGGTCCTAGGCAGCTTCAATTTCGGCGGGGAGTTCGGGCTGATCGGCTGCTGCTCCACCTTCGATTTAGGGGCCTGCTTCGACGGCAGGCTCGGCTGGTTGCTCGGCCGGAAGCCGGTACGCCTACGCGGCACCGGCGACTCGGTCGTCGTCGTGGGCGGAACCCGGTTCCTGTTGGCAAGTGCCACGTTGCGATTCTGTCCCACGATCGCGCGACGGTTTGTTTATTGTATTATACTTACTTGTAGCCGGGTCTCGGCGTTGTGCTGCTCCTGTTCTTCGGCGGTTTCGTTTGCTGAACCTCGCCGCTGTCGTAGtcctcgttgatcttgttgcggAACTTCGGCCGCGCCGTGTTCGGGGCCGCGTTTTTACGTGTACCTCGGACCGTGGAGCCTGCGGAGTCGAATAAAGTTAGTCGTATAAGGGTCGCGGGGGCGGTTTACACGGGATCGTGTGCTTTTGGAACGTCCTGGGAGACGCGGTTTGCAACTCTTCGGGAGGAAATTGGTAGTTCGAGTACGGAAACTTTTGTCGTAGCCACACTGGCATACTAAATTCGTGTCAGAAacgagttacagtaaattctccataattgagGCTCGGCTTGGAGACAGAAATGGAGGATTTGGGAAGCTTTTAGAgttgttatttattatgtattattttattattgtattatttattattgttattcgaGATTTTTATGGTTAAATAgtttctatatataatattttatgatatttatTTTTGTGTATAATAGTTTCTATTGTTATcgattttcaattattataaaaacgaggtgcgaggctcttcctaattgacgctcggcttggaaacggaaatggacgatttgggaagcttttatagttattatttattctgtattattttattattatatcattttcatattttcttatttattattattagtattcgAGCTTTCTTTAGTTAAATATAGGCAGAGGAAGGCTGGAAGAATAAGGATTATAATATACTTACAGCTTGTTTAACTAATTCTTCGTTGAATATACGTTAATCAATTATACGTTAATCAATTAGTATGTTTAATATATGCAGTTatagtcgcaaggctcgaataatcgtatctcctcttctcgaattcATTTTCAAAGTCCACTttcgttcacaagctgaagggaaattacggagaatttactgttctcTTAATTCCGCGACTCTCGGCCACTGCTTCTCCGCGCCGAATTTCAAGCAGCATCGTCCAGGTAATACAAAGCCgttataaataacatataaaagCCGCAATTTACCAGCAGGAGCGCTGAACAAAACCTCCAACGGCAGCGACGACTCCTCCTGTTGGTTCGTCGGCGTTGGCTCCAACTGCGGCTTCAGCTTCCCCTGCTGGGGCCCGATGGTCTTCAAGATCCTCTGGGTGCTGGACGGCCGTATTTTACCTTCGGGGATCGGCGGCGTGCCCTGCAGAATCCTCGAGGAGCTCTGGAGCACCTGGGCATACTTCCCGTTTATGTAGGTGCCGATCACGCTGGTCTCGTGGACGGTAGTTAGGCCATCCTTGACGATCGTGCCGCCGAGCTTGGTGACCAGCCCCGTGGGATTCTCCTTCTCCCGTCTGCCTGTGGGCCTGGGTTTTGCGTGGGCCTTCGAAGAGGGCCTCAAATTAATCAACTGTAAAATCGAAAAACTATTTTTCTAGAAGATCTAGCGAACGATGCCGCATCCGTCGCGGAATTCTCGCGCGGCCCGGCTTCGAGATCGAGTCGGTCGAGGACCAACGATGGACGCCAATAATGGCGTACAGAAATTATGGTCGAAACCCTGGAAATCTTTAAATTGTTTCGAGACGTTCGATAGGCTATTTTCATTGGACAATGTCGCAAATTTGGGAAAAATTGCGATCTCTTGGATCGAGAACAAGATGTCTGCGTGTTCTCTATTTTGATCGACGGCCATGGGAACCTTtacgtacagtggcccacaaaagtgttcgtacatcttctaaaacgcgataacttttttaaaagcgaagtaagtgacttgaattatttttttgtttagatgatagcgGAACTAGTTTACCAAACAATGATCAGAATGCTTCCTtcaaattgtattattatacttgaaaagagagaaaaaagaataaaaaaactcCCATTTTCTAACttcaaaattttatcgaaatcagttgacgttgttacaagttacaacaaattgAAGATGCCAAGAATCGCAGTGAAAGTTACACAAGTTACCGAGTggcattttaaaaattgttattataggctcagataaaaaagattaaaaaaacgagagttccATTTCTCGCCAtcccaagtaataacaaaattaaaaaactgcatttcagtcatcgtctagtaaaccAGTCCCCCTGTCatctaaataaaaattcaaatcaattactcgagtttcaaaaaagttattcagcagctgtacgaacacttttgtgtgcCACTGTACATACAATGAAATCAATCGATCCGTCAATGTCTTGCACGACGACCATGATCTCGTGCTTCCGCGCCACTGTGACGCGGGACCAACGACGCGGAACGCGAACTGACACGGCTATAAATTGCTAATAGAATTTTaaagatatttaaaaaaaatcacgGGAGCATGAGAAAGCACCTGATTCGTTGCTCGCGAGCCGTTCGATGTTTTGCGAAGTGTCACGTGGCCGTTGGCGCGCGATTGCCGCGCGACACAAATTGATAAACGGGGTCGGCGGAGCGTCGAATTTTTATTTTCGCGAGGAAATAATTGTCGGCGCCGGCAACTAGATTTTCAGGTTTGTCCGCCTCGGCCAGATTGATCTCGTTGCCCGGAACAATCTGTGCCAATGCTAATTGCATGCATACGGGACGCGGCCGCTTTTATTGCTCCTCGTTTCCATAAATCGGCCTCCATCTAGCCGACACTTCTCATTTACCTTGTAGGTCTCGTCGACCACTTCCGCCGGTTGTTTCGACAGGAAGTCGTACTCGGGCTCGGCCAGGTTATTTTTCACAGCCGGTGCATCGTCCTTCGGCTTCGCGTGCACTTGCGaggacgccgccgccgccgcgctggCGGTCGTTGACTGACTCTTTGTGGCCGGTTCCTGTGAAATATGCAAGCCGGGCGCGCTCCAATGAATCACGCGAACGGCTCTGGTTCGCGTTCGTTTCCGTCGGTTTTTCGTTTTCCGTCGAAAAACGAACGGATCGTACAGGGATCGATACCGATCGGCGGGGCCCGGCCGTTCGAAATGCAGCCGTCCGCGTCGAAGTTTACGTGACCGTTTGAAAGTAGAAATCTCGCGGGCGCGCATAGGtgcgtacgcgcgcgcgcgcgtgctatATGGATTGGTAAATAGAACCGGAAAAGTCTGCACCGCGAAAGGGAAAGTATCGGCGCTTCCTGCTCGAACAGATTTTTGCGTGGAAAATCCAGGAAACCCGCGCGCCGCCGCAGTCGTGAAACGAGGCaaagtctctctaattgacgctctcgGCATTTTCTcgacgaaaatggataatttgggaggaggggatgcaattagtcgagccttgcgactaTAGCTACGTATGTTAAAGGAATTAATTAATTGACGTACGATTGATTGATATAtgttaaacgaagaattaatTATACAAgctgtaattatattataatgggGAACTTGCGAGCCTTACGACTATAACTAGATGTGTTAAACATATTGATTAATTAACATGTAATTAAATAACGTGTGTTGAACAAGTAATTAATGAAACAAACTGTAACTATATTGTAACCGGTAACttgcgagccgcgaggctcgaatagtcaTACCGTCTTTTcacaagttgtccattttcgtttccaagccgagggacaatgcGAGAGTAATTACCGCGTCGACTAATTTTTACGGACCGAAAAAAAATTAGGTcgagttataaataaaaattccgatGCGGCGAAGTAGAACTTTTGCTTTCGCTGAGTAGGCAAGGGttcgaaataaaatataaagtaagtagaaaataataaaataaataacgaaataaactaaataaagaacaataaaataaataacaaaataaactaaataaagaataatgaaataaataacgaaataataaaataaagagaCGAAAAAATAAATAGCAAAATAAACTAAATAaagaacaataaaataaataacaaaataaactaaataaagaataataaaataaataacgaaattataaaataaagagACGAAAAAATAAATAGCAAAATAAACTAAATAaagaataatgaaataaataacgaaataataaactaaagaaacgaaaaaataaatagcaaaagaagcaaaataaatgtctgataaTAAAAATTAGTAGCAATTGAAGCGATTCGTAGCTCGAAATCGCGGACCGTTGGTCGAACACCGTCGACTCACCTGGCTTTTCGGGGACCTCAATCTATTCTCATCCGCCGAATTGATCACGTTCTGCTCGATCACGGAATTCACGACGATCTTCGTGCCTTTCGTCTGCTTCTTCGTTTCCTGCTCGGCGTTGCTTTTGTGCGTTTTGCTCGGCTGGATACTGAGAACCGCTTTTTCCGACGTTTCGCTCGGTTTCGTCTGAATAATCGAGACGCTGCTCTTCTTTCCCTTTTCGACGTCTAAAACGAAACGAGTGATTAATCGCGGCGAGATCGTATCTCGCGGGATCCTCTCCCCAAGATTTTCACGTGGCCATTTTCGTTATGAATTTACACGGCGAAGATCTGCCATGATTCACGCTCCTCGCGATCGCCCGAGATTCTGCCGGATAAGCGGCCGGAATCTTCGTTCTTTGGTCTTTTTTTTGCCGAAAGTCTGCGTTCCATCGATCGTCGAACGACGAACGACCTTTACAAGAATTCCGTGCTTTTtacaacaattttttcgaaCAAATTTCCGATGACATTTCACGCAGACTCGTTACTCTTTCTACGGTTTCCAGTTTAACCGTTATTCGTTTCATCTAATCGCCGAAAATTGACCGATTTCGATGCGTCGGGTCACAAGTGACCCGGTCACCGCGGGCAGAGGTTCAACGCTGGAACTGAAAAATCGGTCGAAACGACCGGTTTTTGATTTTTGATACTACAAGGTTTCCACGCGaacttcttctccttcttcttcatcgttgaAGCACGCATTGTAATCGAAATTACAGGAAGTTTAAGTAGATGTAATCTCGCGTCGTTGTTGCGAAACAATGCGCCCGTGTTAGTCACGTTTAGGGCTCGGTGGTTCTAGCGTTGATCAGGTGTTAATCGTACCTGCCGGAGGCGCGCTCTGCGGACTGAACACCATCACGGTGTTGCCGATGGTGGTGGTGAAATCCAAGAAGCCGTATACCGTCTGTGTAATAAAATCATTGTTtacagccgccgccgccgctgccgccggcTTGATGACTGCTGCTGTCTCGGCCGAGTGGCTCTTGTAAACTTGGGCCGCGCATTCGGTAACTAAAAGTGAAAACGCATGTTCGCTTACGTATCGTAAACAATCGATTGTTCGGAGAATCGTAATTCAGGAACGGAACGGCTTTATGCAACGCATTACGTTATGATTACGCTAAGGTTACGTTGTCCTCGGTTATATCGGGAGAATTATACGTTCGATTTGTggacttatatatttttgtatgaacgtaatttttatatatttatatattttgtttgtacgagagagagagagagagagagagagagagagagagagagagagagatttaaatatttaatttcatttatagaTTATATTGTTATTGTAATTTTAAGCTACGTATTTCTCGACGAAATTCATCTGTATTGTGTAATAGTACGGTAAATGTAATAATGTATATgtaataattttcaattaaatgtGAACATTAATTATCAGTCTGTATCGTAGCTTCTGCGGcaaggttaaccctttgcactcgaagccgttctAACTCTAAATTCAAAATAGTTTCTCcaatttatagtatttccattttttatgatttattgtattttatacaGATGAAATTGAGTATTGTCACTCGTACAAtagtttgaataattttaacaattttaacagttttaatAGTTTCAACAGTTTTAACAGTTCCAAtagttttaacaattttaacagttttccaAATGTCATCAAATTTATtttggaataataataatatatatatatttaataaattaaatacataactaaataaaataaactttattaattaaatatataatatgactataatatgtaatatatataatataaaaattaattgtattattatttatttattaataattaaatgtataatgtataagacgtataaaatatatttaacgaattaaatatacataataattgtATCCTCAAAAAATGTCCAaaatattattttggaacgtgatgtaataaTTTTCAGTGGTGACTCTGGGTCAgcactcgactgcaaagggtatCACACTAGCATCAGCTTTGTCGTGAAGCAACAACGGCAGGCAACAGGACTGAAATTTCAATCGTAGCGAATTTCACAGAAGAAGGGAGTGTCAAGAATGTTTTTTCGATGCTGTAACGAGCTGTGCACGGCATTGCTTACAAATTAAAGTTGTTCGCATTGTGGGAAGACTATGATCGCACGTGTGTGTCCGCTTATACATGCGTATATGTCGTGTATATgttgtgtgtgcgcgcgcgcgtgtctaTCTAGAAGCGCGGCAAGTGTGGGAAAGTGTAGCCATTTGGTAATAAAGAAACGCCTGGGGCCACCGTATCGAAGCCTACCGATGAAAACGGCATAGAATCATCGTTTGTAATTACACGGATCTATCGTGCGCGATGAGAAAACCAACTATTACACCCACCGCGTCAACCGCGACGCTTGGCTATACCATTTTAGCTTCGACACACAATGGTTTCCGCAGAAAATTGTTCGCATCGTTCGGAAAATATTAATCTGTCCAACGAAGCTTACCGTAGATCAAGGATACGACGATGAAGAAATCTTTCAGCAGCATGTTGCTCGATCTGAGCGTTCAATCTGGAACAGAACGGTGTGACAacgattttatttaattttgtaacAACGATGTAATCGAAAATGTCgcggcttattttcaaatcggtGACGTAGCTTCGGGTATTCTTGTAAATGTTGGAATGTTAtagaaatcattttttaaatgaacgTATGTAAGCGGTTTTCATTTAAATGTGAACGTGAATCATTTTCAATTGAATGTGAAcataattaattttcaattGAATGGTACACAAATATTTTCAGGCAAATGTGAACATGAATATGTTCCAATTTGAATGTGTACATGAATAATTTTCAAGTGAACGTGTACACaaataattttcaattcaacgtgAACACAATTAATTTTGAATTGAACGTGCACACGAATATTTTCCAATTGAATGTGTACacaaataattttcaattaaatgtGAACATGAATAATTTTCAA
This genomic stretch from Megalopta genalis isolate 19385.01 chromosome 5, iyMegGena1_principal, whole genome shotgun sequence harbors:
- the LOC117218268 gene encoding uncharacterized protein LOC117218268 isoform X1, giving the protein MLLKDFFIVVSLIYVTECAAQVYKSHSAETAAVIKPAAAAAAAVNNDFITQTVYGFLDFTTTIGNTVMVFSPQSAPPADVEKGKKSSVSIIQTKPSETSEKAVLSIQPSKTHKSNAEQETKKQTKGTKIVVNSVIEQNVINSADENRLRSPKSQEPATKSQSTTASAAAAASSQVHAKPKDDAPAVKNNLAEPEYDFLSKQPAEVVDETYKLINLRPSSKAHAKPRPTGRREKENPTGLVTKLGGTIVKDGLTTVHETSVIGTYINGKYAQVLQSSSRILQGTPPIPEGKIRPSSTQRILKTIGPQQGKLKPQLEPTPTNQQEESSLPLEVLFSAPAGSTVRGTRKNAAPNTARPKFRNKINEDYDSGEVQQTKPPKNRSSTTPRPGYKNRVPPTTTTESPVPRRRTGFRPSNQPSLPSKQAPKSKVEQQPISPNSPPKLKLPRTQGRWSYKTTPKPRVIIRKQIDDDEARSTAETSTTEGPLSLDDKTTAASVLISTTTTASSTTGQQVVAQRKIQEMASDEELDPSESEDVASISIQEQHAEQVLPVETINVEISTAADINNAYFEIATIKSPYTFQAGTVRNTRYITVTSTQKKSFSTPEPTPTIAATEPLTENLLANTAAAYETTLPLDSAVATLPAVSLESGQATPPLETLTETFSTTQTLLKTHLLPVIYGNSTTKLTLVQTYNIARVVTATKTLPPMDIYQFIPSKALNEFNSRLEGAGSELHLELDVGDGDRDDDDIPKRVLAPNGVADSDLEPFKSLSSSKVRPEATSSSVEPQLTPDQLALLKYFGQQQQPQQQVITTSRPVVVLETVYESHVIPVVNNGNTLYSTLSRPVGTVPRTSYEYGTSTVAPVLPPQLPPQLPPQLPPQLPLFPQQPQFTITSAPLVTQTLATVSESKVLKLTFGAKTAYTTLFSSRVVPTEVTTYVTTTLPVQPTVPAFPGYYHPPPVAYPPFPFVG
- the LOC117218268 gene encoding uncharacterized protein LOC117218268 isoform X2 is translated as MLLKDFFIVVSLIYVTECAAQVYKSHSAETAAVIKPAAAAAAAVNNDFITQTVYGFLDFTTTIGNTVMVFSPQSAPPADVEKGKKSSVSIIQTKPSETSEKAVLSIQPSKTHKSNAEQETKKQTKGTKIVVNSVIEQNVINSADENRLRSPKSQEPATKSQSTTASAAAAASSQVHAKPKDDAPAVKNNLAEPEYDFLSKQPAEVVDETYKAHAKPRPTGRREKENPTGLVTKLGGTIVKDGLTTVHETSVIGTYINGKYAQVLQSSSRILQGTPPIPEGKIRPSSTQRILKTIGPQQGKLKPQLEPTPTNQQEESSLPLEVLFSAPAGSTVRGTRKNAAPNTARPKFRNKINEDYDSGEVQQTKPPKNRSSTTPRPGYKNRVPPTTTTESPVPRRRTGFRPSNQPSLPSKQAPKSKVEQQPISPNSPPKLKLPRTQGRWSYKTTPKPRVIIRKQIDDDEARSTAETSTTEGPLSLDDKTTAASVLISTTTTASSTTGQQVVAQRKIQEMASDEELDPSESEDVASISIQEQHAEQVLPVETINVEISTAADINNAYFEIATIKSPYTFQAGTVRNTRYITVTSTQKKSFSTPEPTPTIAATEPLTENLLANTAAAYETTLPLDSAVATLPAVSLESGQATPPLETLTETFSTTQTLLKTHLLPVIYGNSTTKLTLVQTYNIARVVTATKTLPPMDIYQFIPSKALNEFNSRLEGAGSELHLELDVGDGDRDDDDIPKRVLAPNGVADSDLEPFKSLSSSKVRPEATSSSVEPQLTPDQLALLKYFGQQQQPQQQVITTSRPVVVLETVYESHVIPVVNNGNTLYSTLSRPVGTVPRTSYEYGTSTVAPVLPPQLPPQLPPQLPPQLPLFPQQPQFTITSAPLVTQTLATVSESKVLKLTFGAKTAYTTLFSSRVVPTEVTTYVTTTLPVQPTVPAFPGYYHPPPVAYPPFPFVG